ATAGAGGGCTCCTGCGCTAAGATGGGCTATCCCGTGGCCTTCCTCGCCCAGTTCCGCGCCGCGCCCAACCTTCTTACGATGGTTCGGCTCTTTACCATCCCCTTCATCGTCATCGAGATCTTGGACGGGAACTTCGGCGTCGCCTTCTCGCTGTTCATCCTGGCCGGAATCAGCGATGGCTTCGACGGGCTGCTGGCGCGGTGGCTGAACCAGAAGACGACGCTGGGTCTCTATCTCGACCCGATCGCCGACAAGCTGCTGCTGAGCACTTTGTTCCTGGTGCTGACCCACGTGGGCATCATCCCGCGTTACGTGACGGTGCTGGTCTTCAGCCGCGACTTCGGAATTCTTCTGATCTCGACCCTGCTCTTCGCCACGCATACGCTGCGCGACTTTCGCCCCAGCCTCTTCGGAAAGCTCAATACGCTGGTCCAGATCGTAGCTTTGCTGACCATTCTGGGAGAGAAGGCGTTCTCGAGCCACGAGTTCACGACGCTTAACGTGGTCCTTGTGCGCTCGATCGCCATTCTGGCACCGGTCTCCGCAGCGCAATATGCTTGGATCGTTATTCAGCGAATTCATTCGACGGACGAGTCTGTCCGCAAAGGCGCTCAGGTTAGGCAGAGCTCGGAACCCCAGGCCACCGGCCTCAACATGCTTCCCGCGGATGCCCCACCGGAGAGTTCTGATCGCGTCGCGTCTTAGGTTGTATCGATCTATCCCTATGTCGTCCTTCTGAAGGCGTAGCCGAAGAATCCCCGTATTTCGCTCGTCCTGTGGGGAACTTGTGTGGCTCGTGCAGAAAAGGCGGGGGTTCTTCACTTCGTTCAAAATGACGGACTGCGCAGAATGACGGGCTAGGCGGAGTCCGCTGTCTCTTCTGCCGCGGCACGCTTCTGTTCTTCCTCTTCGAGCATCATGTCGCGGTATTCGATCGCGTCGAAGACCTCGCCGCACTGCTGGCACTCGACGAACTCGGTGTCCTCATCGCGCGCGACGACGCGCACTTGAGGATGTCGGCACTTCGCGGGGATGGGCGTTATGGGCGGAATGGGAAGATTTTCACCTGCCCCAGCAAACGTGTCAATGCAGTTTTTTGTGCGCCAGCCTTCTTGCGTACCGTATGAACAGGAGCGGGGACATTCGATGGTACAAGGGCACGGTTAGGCAAGTCTCCCGGCATCCTCCGAAGCCGGTTGCGCCGGGGAAAATCTAGGCTTACACTTAGGTTGTACAATCCAGACCATAAAGGTCGGTATTGTGCGGCAGGCACCTGGCCTTCGGGCCAAAGTAAGGCAAACCGCTATGCTTCGACTGACAAAAAAAGCCGACTACGGCCTGATGGCATTGAAGTATCTTGCCGAGCAGGCGGGGCCAGCTCCGGCTGGTCAGCCGGACGCGCACGTCAGCGTAGCGCAGTCGGCGAAGGACATTGCAGAGGCGTACCACATCCCTCCGCAACTGTTGGCGAAGATCCTGCAGACGTTGGCCAAGGCGGGAATTCTGGTCTCGCACGCGGGGACGAACGGCGGTTATGCGCTCTCACGACCGGCATCGCAGATCACGGCATTTGAGGTGATCCGAGCGATCGATGGTCCGCTGTTCATTACAAGCTGCATCACGATTCATGGTGCCTGCGACCTTACCAGTCACTGCACCATCAAAGAACCGCTCCGCAAAGTAAACGACAGCATCAAAGACCTGTTGAGCGGAATCCGCATCTCTGATCTGATCGAGACAGCGGAGAACAGACCTGGTAGCGAGGCCGCTGTTGGCGGCGGGTTGATCAGTATCGCGGTTTAGGCCGCCACAAAAGACATTAGGAATTAGCAGGACAAAAAGGGGAAGTTTCAGCATGAGCGCACAGACATTTGGTACTGATTTGATCGTTGCAGAGAGCAAGACTCCTTTGCCCGAGGGTGTGCACCTTCCCCTCTATATGGACAACCACGCGACCACCTCGATGGACCCGCGAGTCCTCGAAGCGATGCTGCCCTACTTCACCGGCGTCTACGGCAACGCCGCCAGCCGCAACCACGCCTTCGGCTGGGAAGCGGAGGCCGCCGTCGAGAAGGCCCGTGAGCAGATCGCCAAGCTGATCGGCGCGACCGCCAAGGAGATTATCTTCACCTCCGGCGCGACCGAGTCGAACAACCTCGCCATCAAGGGCGTTGCGCAGATGTACAAGGAGCGCGGCAACCACATCATCACCCAGGTCACCGAGCACAAAGCCGTCCTCGACACCTGCAAGCGGCTTGAAAAAGAGGGCTACGAGGTCACCTATCTTCCCGTTCAGCCGGACGGCCTGATCTCGCTCGATGATCTGAAGGCGGCGTTTACCGACAAGACCATCCTCGTCAGCATCATGTATGCGAACAACGAGATCGGCGTGATCCAGCCCATCGCCGAGATCGGCAAGCTCTGCCATGAGAAGAACGTGATCTTCCACACGGATGCCGTACAGGCTGTCGGCAAGGTTCCGGTCAATGTGCAGACGGAGAACATCGACCTGCTCTCGCTGACAGCGCACAAGATTTATGGCCCGAAGGGTGTTGGCGCTCTCTACGTTCGTCGCCGCAATCCCCGCGTCCAGTTGACCGAGCAGATCAACGGCGGCGGCCACGAGCGCGGTATGCGTTCAGGCACGCTGAACGTCCCCGGCATCGTCGGCCTGGGCAAAGCCTGTGAGATCGCCGGCGAGGAGATGGAAGCCGAGTCGAAGCGCCTCACCGAGCTTCGCGACTACATGCGCGCCAAGTTTGAGAACGCGCTGGACTACGTCCACGTCAACGGCAACATGGAGCATCATCTTCCCGGCAACCTGAACATGAGCTTCGTCTACGTAGAGGGCGAGAGCCTGCTGATGGGCATCAATGACATCGCCGTCTCGTCGGGATCAGCCTGCACCTCGGCCACGCTCGAACCCAGCTATGTGCTGAAGGCCCTCGGCCTCGGCGACGATGTAGCCCACAGCTCGATCCGTTTCGGTCTCGGTCGTTTCAACACCAAGGCGGAGGTGGACTACGTCGCAGACAAGCTCATCACCACGGTCATCAAGCTGCGTGAACTTTCGCCGCTGTACGAGATGGTGAAAGAGGGAATCGACTTGAGCAAGATCGAGTGGGCCGCGCACTAAGTTAGAGTTGAAGCGAGGTAATCATGAGGCGTGAAAAGAATAGCTGGATGGTAGCAGTCATCCTCGTGTTGTCTCAAGTTGTCATCATGGTCGCATGTGCGTTGCTGCTGCATGTACTGTTCCCGCAAGTAAGCGTGAGAATGTTCGGTTTTGTGGGAATCTTGCTCGCGAGTGTCGCTCGGCCCCTAATCCACTCGAAGCTCACAGGAGTTCCGCTACGCTTCGTTGAACGATCGTAGAGTTTGGATTCATTTACAAAGCGACGCATTCGTCGCCGTAACATCAAAGTAAGAGACACAGGAGACACAACCATGGCATACAGCGACAAGGTAATCGACCACTACAGCAATCCCCGCAACGTCGGACAGATGGATAAGAGCTCGGACGAAGTCGGCACCGGCCTCGTCGGCGCGCCGGAGTGTGGCGACGTGATGCGCCTCCAGATCCGCGTCAACCCCGAGACCCGGGTCATCGAGGACGCTAAGTTCAAGACCTTCGGCTGCGGCTCGGCCATCGCCTCCAGCTCGCTCGCGACCGAGTGGGTGAAGGGCAAGACCATCTCGGAAGCGTTGACGATCTCGAACACCGACATCGTCAAGGAGCTCGCGCTTCCCCCGGTTAAGATCCACTGCTCGGTGCTCGCGGAAGACGCGATCCGTGCGGCGATCGGCGACTGGAAGAAGAAGAACCACGTTGCCGAAGGCGCTGAAGTAGCCGTCGCAGCCCACTAAGCACGTTCAGGCCGACCGAAATTCGCTAGTCGGCCTGGACCTTTTTTTTATGTTTTTTGAAACGAAACCATTCAGGGTGCCGCTATTTCAGCGCTCGAAAATTATTTCGGATGATGGCTGGAGCGTGACTTTCCTCGGTCGCGATTCAGCGGTGTATGAAGAAGACGGTCGCACCATAGAGTTTGGCATTGACGTAGGTGGCGGCTTTCTCACAATCTTTCACAGCGGCCTCAGATGGGATGAGCTCAAAGGAACACCTTTGCTGCCTGATGAAGATATGCGTATCACTTTCAATTTGATGGATGCTTTCCAGTGGCGCGGATTTGTCGTTGATATAGCGACCTAAGAGAAAAAATAGACATGACAACACTCCTCCAACCCGGCACCTCTGCTCCCAAGCCCGGAGCCTCCGCGCCTGCTGATCCGCTAGCTGGCCAGACCGTCCTCGACGCCGAGGGACAGACCGGCCAGAAGGGCATCCAGCTCACGCCGCGCGCTCTCAAGCGCATTCGCGTCGCTATGGCGAAGGAGAACATCACGCCAGACGCTGGTGGCCTGCGCGTCGGCATCCAGGGAGGGGGCTGCTCGGGCCTCAGCTACAACATCCGCTTCGACACCCAGCCTCGCGAGCGCGACCGCGTCTATGCCTTCCCTCAGACGCATCTGGACCCCACTGCAGTCGACGCCCCACCGATTCGCATCTTTGTCGATCCGAAGAGCTTCATCTATCTCCACGGCATGGTGCTGGACTACGAAGAGACGCTGATGCGCCAGGGCTTCAACTTTATTAACCCCCACTCCACTAAGAGCTGCGGTTGCGGCTCGAGCTTCTCTACCTAGCAAAATTACTCGCAACTTGACACGATTTCCGATTTTGCTTCATAAACACCTCGGCCCACATCCCATCGAGGTGAAGTTTGAAATATCGAGAAATCATAAAGTTGATCGAGCAAGACGGCTGGCGACTCGCCAACACCGTCGGCAGCCATCAGCAGTACAAACACCCAACCAAAACAGGCCGTGTCACGATTGCCGGAAAGCCCGGAAAAGACGTTCCGGAAGGAACTCTGAAGAGCATTCTGCGTCAGGCCGGGCTAAAATAGCGAAATGCGTGAATACACCGTAATCTACGAGCGTGCGAACGACGGTGGGTGGGGTGCTTATGTCCCCGACCTCCCCGGTCTCGGAGTCGTTGGCGATACTCGCGAAGAAGCGCATCAACTGATCTCTGAGGGAATTGTTATTCACATCGCTGGCCTTATCGAGGATGGTCTCCCCGTCCCGGAACCCTCATCTTATGCAGGCCTGATCGCTGTTTCCGCCGCATGAACTACTTCGAATTCTTCTCTCTGCCCCGCCATCTCTACCTCGACGTTCCCGCCCTCGAGAAGCAGTTCTACGTCCTCTCGCGCAAGCTTCATCCCGACCGCTTCGCCGGCAAGCCGCCCGCCGAGCAGGAGGCGGCCCTCGCGCAGTCGTCCCTGCTGAACGACGCCTACCGCACACTCAAAGATCCCATCGCTCGGACGCAGTACCTGCTCACGCTCGAAGGCGTGCAGCTTGAGGAGCAGTCGAAGTCAGCCACAGACGCCGCGCGGACAAGTGGCGAGCAGAAGAAGCAGATTGTCCCTCCCGAGCTGCTCGAAGAGGTCTTCGAGCTGAATATGCAGCTCGCCGAGATGCGCGCCAACAAGCAGATGGGTGAGGACGAGCCCGAGCTTCGCCGCGAACTGATGACCGCCAAGGATGCCTTCGACGAGAAGATGGTCCAGGCACAGGAAGATCTCGAAGCGCTCTGGCGGAAGTGGGACGCCGCTCTTGAAGCTAACGATGAGCCCGCGAAGCTCGCCGCCCGCGATGCCATGGTCACCCTGCTGAACAAACGCAGCTACCTGCGCAATCTCGTTCGCGACGTCAACGAAGCGTTGGAGTAACCCCTCGGATCGTCCAAACACTCGGTGCCCCATCCATCGCGGTTCTTGTTTCATGCGATGGGTGGGACGTATAAATCCGAATCCGCGCGTCACACCGTATGCGTCGCCCACGGATCATACGTGCCGATCGACCAGACATGGCCCTCGGGATCGCGGCAGGTGAAGGCCTTCCCGCCGTAGTCCATCTCTTTCAAGTCCATCAACATCTCCGCGCCGGCCGCCTTGGCTGAGGCGTAGATCGCATCTGCATCGCTCACGATCAGGCAGGCACTCTGCGTCTCGCGCATTCCAATCTCGTCCGGCTGGGTCATCATTTTTCCGTGAACGGTCTCGTCGCCAGGCTTCGGTACGGAACCCAGCATGATCATCCCGTTGCCAAACGTCAGCTGCGCGTGGGCCACCGTATCGCCCTCGCCCATGTATACCGCGTTCTTCTCGAAGCCGAGCGCTGTACACAGCCACTCGATGGCCGCCAGACAGTTGCGATAGCGCATGGCGGGGATGACACTGGACCGGCAATCCTTCGTGAATTGAGCCATGTTGTTGTCCCCCTACATCGAATCTCAGTGCGCGTCGCGGAACGATTGCGATGCGACAATGAAGGTAGCGCCTGAAGGGCCGGCGCGCAAGATTTCGCGGTAAAAAGATAAGGAAATCCAGAACCATGGCAGATGAAGTCTCAGGTCGCGTTGTCGGCATCGATCTTGGCACGACCAACTCTCTCGTAGCATTTATGCAGGGCGATTCGCCCGTCGTCATCCCGGGTGAAGACGGCGACCGCCTCGTCCCCTCCGTTGTGGCCTTCAACGATCAGACCGCCGAGGGTTTTCTGGTCGGCAACGCGGCGCGAGCGACCTTGCTCACCGATTCCTCCAGTGCCGTCTACTCCGCCAAGCGTCTGATGGGCCGCGACCTCGCCGACATCGAGGAAGAGCTGAAACTCTTCCCCTTCAAGCTGGCCGAAGGTCTGAAGCCGGGCGAGGTCCTGAAGCTCAACGTGGGCGGCCTTTCGCTGACGCCACCGGAGATCTCCGCTTACGTCCTGCTGCAGCTCAAGAAGAACGCGGAGCGCTTCTTCGGAGCGCCGGTGACGAAGGCCGTCATTACGGTCCCCGCCTACTTCAACGATGCGCAGCGTCAGGCGACGAAGGATGCTGGACGCATCGCCGGGCTCGAAGTGCTAAGGCTCGTGAACGAGCCCACAGCCGCTGCGCTGGCGTATGGTCTCGACAAGCAAAAAGATGGCTTGATTGCCGTCTACGACTTCGGCGGAGGTACCTTCGACGTCTCCATCCTCAAGCTGCACGAAGGCATCTTCGAGGTCATCGCCACCAACGGCGACACGCATCTCGGTGGCGACGACATCGACAACCTGTTGATCGCGATTGCGCTCGACGACATCGCCGGCGACGCCGACCTTGCGCTTACGCCCGACTCGCTGCACTCTGGCGAGACGATCCAGGAGATTCGCAAGGCAGTCATCGACGCCAAGATCGAGCTCTCGACCGAAGACACCGCTCGCCTCAATGTCGCTTTGCCGAACGGCAAAGCCTACACGCGTGAGATTAACCGCGCGCAGTTTGAACAGCTTACTGCGGGAGTGATCGCCCGCACTGCCGCGCCCTGCAAGCAGGCGCTGAAGGACGCAGGCCTGACGCCTGATCAGATCGACGAGGTCGTTCTCGTCGGTGGCTCGACTCGTATCCCCGCCGTCCGCACTCTCGTGGACAACCTCTTCAACCTCTCGGCGCGCGGCAAGAAGCCGCATACCGATCTGAATCCGGATGAGGTCGTCGCTCTTGGCGCAGCCGTGCAGGCGCAGATTCTTTCAGGCTCTTCATCAGCCGCAACGGCTGATCTGCTGCTGCTCGATGTCACCCCGCTCTCGCTCGGTATCGAGGCCCTCGGCGGAGTTGTGTCGAAGATCATCCAGCGCAACTCGACCATTCCTGCGAGCGCCACCGAACACTACACCACCGGCGTCGATGGCCAGACCAACGTCGCCATCCATGTCCTCCAGGGCGAGCGCGAACTCGCCAAGGACTGCCGCTCGCTCGCCCGCTTCGACCTCAAAGGCATTCCGCCGATGATGGCCGGTCTACCGCGTATCGAGGTGAAGTTTCTGATCGACGCCAACGGAATCCTGCACGTCAGCGCGCGCGAGCAGCGTAGCGGTCAACAGGCGGAGATCGAGGTGAAACCGACCTACGGCCTGACCGATGAACAGGTCGAGGACATGATCCTAGCCTCGTTCGATAACGCCGAGCAGGACATTGAAGAGCGTCAGGTCATCGAAGCCAAGAACGAGGCCGAGGTCATCCTAACGGCCGTCGAAAAGGGCCGCTCGCACGACGCTTGGCAGCAACTCACCTCCGACGAGCTTGCCGCCATCCACATCGCCATCGACGAGCTCAAAGCGTCTGTGCTCGGCGGCCAATACCGCACCATCCGCACCGGAATCGAGCGGCTGGACAAGGCCACTCGTAGGTTTGCCGAACTGATGATGGACTCCGCCGTCTCCGGCGCAATGAAGGGCAAGACCATGTCCTCCGCCTCCGATGACATGGGCGAAGGTCCGACCGCGCCGCACCCCTTTGCCAAGGCTGACATCGACTAGCCACGGACGTTCGGGTGCCCCATCCATCGCAGTCTCATCGCGATGGGTGGGACGTAAAACCTTCAGTCTTCATACACAATCGCCAACAGCTCCCCGGCCAGCTTATGCAGCGGCCTCAGCAGTGGAATCCCGGCGATCTTCAGCGTCACAAGCAACATCTTCAGCGTCTTCTCGTAGAGCGCCATGGTCTTCTTCTGCTCAGGGCTGCGGTCATAGACCCAAAAGAGGATCAGACCCATCTGGTACATCCACAGGAGACGTCCGAGGTAGGGCGAGACGCTTGGCGGAAGTTTGACCCCGCTGTCATGAGCGGCGCGCTCGAACGTAGCGATGTCTTCTTCCCGGATGGTCGCCGTCTCCTTCGAGAATGGCGAGAGCGGATGCTGCGGGTCGGTGTGCGCGGTGAGGGCGCTGAGTAGGCTGCGGTTCGGCTCGAAGTAGGAGAACTTCTTCGAGATGATCGCGCGCAGCCGCGCCTCGAGCGTCTTCGCGTGGTCCAGCTCAGCAGCAATATCGACCTGCATCTCGCGGTGGGAGCGCTCGTAGAACGCCATCACGAGGGCGTCCTTCGAGTCGAAGTAATAGTAGGCCGCTCCGGTAGCCACGCCTGCTTCGGTTGCGATCTCCCGCATCGTGGCCTTCTCAAATCCGCGCGCGCGAAAGACAGAGAGCGCGGCCTCAAGTATCCGGCCGCGCGTCTCTTCCGACTTCTTTAGCTTCTTCTCTTCCAATTAGACCCTCACGCCAAGCGGAGGCGGAGCCACCGGGTAGATCGTTGCCTCGGACCTTGCACGGCCCCGCATCTTTGCAAACACCATGATATTGAAGAAGTGCATTGCGCCGAGGATGAGCAGCACAACGCCGATCTTCACGCTCTCAAGCTCGATGATCTCGCGAAAGGTCGCCATCGCGCTCGCCGTCTTCAGCGCCAGGGCAATATAGCCCACGTTGATCAGGTAGAACCCGACCACCAGCAAGTGGTTCACGCTGTCCGCCAGCTCTGCGTTGCCGTGGAAGGCGTCGACCAGGAAGACCCTTCCGCTCTTGTGCAGTGTGCGCGCCACCCACACCGTAAGTCCAATGCTGATTGCCAGATAGCTGAAGTAGCAGATCGCAACATTCATGACTTCACCTCACATCTCATATTATGAACATGTTCAAATAAAGCGTAAGACGGGTTCAACGCGCTGTCAAGAGAATTGTGAACGTGTTCGAAAATAAAGAGAATAAGTGGGCCATCTTTCCTCGAAGGCGTGCGCACGCTCGTTTCACCCGGCGAACGCACTTCCGGGCGGCCATCTGCACTAAACTGGTTAGGACATGTCTTTAACCCAAGTGCACTACCTGAGTCCCGAAGATTTAGCCACGCCCGCCGCCGAAAACATGGTGCGCGTCACCTTCTTGCCTGAAGGAAAGACCGTTGAGTTTCCCTTTGGCAGCCTCGACTACGACGGCCACGGCCTGCCCATGTCCTTCCTCGATATCGCCGAGAACTACGACATCTTTCTCGACCACGCCTGCGGCGGGGCCTGCGCCTGCACCACCTGCCACATCTGGGTGAAGCAGGGCGCGAGCGGCATCAGCGAAGCGGAAGACCTGGAGCTTGACCGCATGGAGACGGCAGCGGACATTCAGTTGAACAGCCGCCTCGGCTGCCAGGCGGTCATCGAGAAGCCGGGCACCTACGTGGTTGAGATTCCCAAGTGGAACCGAAACTACGTGCAGGAAGGCAAGCCCTCCACCCCCTCGGCCTAAACTTCAGCCCATTTGACAGGAGAGAACGATGCCCCGCGAAATCACATGGACCGATGTGCTCGAAATCGGTATCCAGCTGCAAGAGAAGTTTCCCGAGACGGACCCGTACACAGTTCGCTTCACCGACCTTCACCGCTATGTCACCGAATTGCCGGGATTCGTGGGCGATCCGGCAAAGTCGAACGAAGGCATCCTCGAGGCCATCCAGACAGCCTGGCACGAGGAGTACGAGGACGCGAAGTAGGCAGTCGCCTAACTTTCAACCCAATATCGCCAGAATAAGGTAAGTTATGCGGATGGAACACATCATTGATGGCGTACTTCGCTTTCAGCGCGAGGTTCGTCCGAACAGCGAAGCTCTCTATCGGAAGCTTGCCATCGCACAGTCTCCGCAGGCGATGTTCATCGGCTGCGCGGACTCACGCGTCGTCCCCGAGATCTTCACCGCCCAGGATCCCGGCTCGCTCTTCGTCGTGCGCAACGCGGGCAATATCGTCCCGCCGAGCTCTACCGAACCCGGCGGCGTTACGGCCAGCATTGAATACGCGGTAGCGGTTCTGGGAATTCCGGACATTGTGATCTGCGGCCACTCTGGCTGCGGTGCGATGACGGCGATCCTGAACGGAGCCCAGAATCTTACGAAGCTCCCCGCGGTAGCGCGATGGCTGCGCTACTCGGACGCGGCGTTGAAGGCGGTGGATGCGGATCTGCCTGCTGCGTCGCTTGAGGCGCGGCTCGACGCGCTGGTCCGGGAGAACGTGCTGACCCAGCTGGACAATCTGCTGACCCATCCTGCGGTCTCGGATGCGATCCTGAACAAGCAGCTCCGCGTGCATGGCTGGGTCTACGACATTGGAACTGGCCGCGTAGACAACTACGACGCTCGTATCCAGCAGTTCGTGCCTCTCACGGCGGAGACCTTCGCGGACGCGACGCCGTTGGTCTGAACGAGCTCTCGGAGGCGCAGCCGGCTTCAGTTCTGCGGGAGCTAAAGCTCGCGAGGATTTTCATGGTGGTTTACCGCGGCCTAGAGGTCGCTGCTACTCCGCTTCGCCACTTCGCCTTTTGGAGTTGCGGGCTTCAGCGCGGGTCCAACGCATTCCGATGGGCGAAGGGGCTTTAGCCCCGGGCCTTGCGCCTTAGCAACTGCGCGGGCAGCTTCGACCGCGTTACGACCAAAACCCCGCCGCACACTGCCGCCCACACGATCGTGCCAATAGCGATGGCGAGGAAGTCGGCGCGATGCCCACGCGAGAGGTTCAGCGCTCTCAGGCATGCGGCAACTCCCGCATAGCCGAGCAGGCTTGCGAGCAGGGCCTTCCCGAGCTCTCCGTACTCCAATCCCTGAATATGCACGAGGCGGTATCTGTGCAGCAGGACTGCCAGCGTGACCACGCTGATGGCCATGCCGATGTCTGAAGCGATAGCCAATCCGGCCACGCCCATACCCTGGAAGAGCAGAGCGTAGATAGGGATGGAGATAAGCGTGACCGCCCATCCCGCTACGGCGGGCGTAAGCGTGTTGCCCGCTGCGTAAAAACTGCGGGAGTAGATGGCCTGCGCCGACCACACTGCGATTGAGATCGCGAAGATAGTGAAGTAACGAGAGGTCTCGGCTGCGTCGGTCGGGCTGAAGCGACCGCCACGAAAGAGGTCGATCAGCGGCATGGAGAGTGCCATCATCCAAGCTCCGGCCATCAGCGACGTTGCGACCACGCGCGAGACGGAGCGATTGACGGCGCTGGCGAAGTCCAAGGCCCGTCCCTGCGCAAAGAGTGAAGCGAAGAACGGCAGGGAAGCAGCTCCCGCGGCGGAGCCCAGGATCGTCATGGGAGCGTTGAATAGGCTCTTTGCCACACTCAGTTTCGAGATGCTGCCCGGCACCGAGGCCGCATAGTAATTGACGATCCACTTGTCGGCGTAGGTCAACGAGACCCCCACCATGAGCGGGAGGCTGAGCTTAAGCCATTCGCGGAACACAGGATGGCGTAGGTCAAAGATGAACTTGTACCGCCAGCCGTTACGATAAGCTCCGAACGCCGCGAAACCGGCAGGGCCAAGAACCATCCCCGCGACGACGCCATAAGCGAGCGAATCGATGCCGACGGAACGCGAGAGAAGGACTCCGCCCAGGATGATGCCGAGGTTATAGACCAGCGGCCCGAAGGCCTGATAGAGGAAGATCTTTCGCACCAGCAGCCGCGAGCCAAGCACGCCGCCCGCGAAGAAGAAGAGCTGCGCGGGAAGGATGATGCGGGTGAGGCGAGTGCAGAGCGCGGCGCTCTCAGGCGAGAAG
This Granulicella aggregans DNA region includes the following protein-coding sequences:
- a CDS encoding type II toxin-antitoxin system HicB family antitoxin, whose amino-acid sequence is MREYTVIYERANDGGWGAYVPDLPGLGVVGDTREEAHQLISEGIVIHIAGLIEDGLPVPEPSSYAGLIAVSAA
- a CDS encoding VOC family protein, whose protein sequence is MAQFTKDCRSSVIPAMRYRNCLAAIEWLCTALGFEKNAVYMGEGDTVAHAQLTFGNGMIMLGSVPKPGDETVHGKMMTQPDEIGMRETQSACLIVSDADAIYASAKAAGAEMLMDLKEMDYGGKAFTCRDPEGHVWSIGTYDPWATHTV
- a CDS encoding IscS subfamily cysteine desulfurase, producing MSAQTFGTDLIVAESKTPLPEGVHLPLYMDNHATTSMDPRVLEAMLPYFTGVYGNAASRNHAFGWEAEAAVEKAREQIAKLIGATAKEIIFTSGATESNNLAIKGVAQMYKERGNHIITQVTEHKAVLDTCKRLEKEGYEVTYLPVQPDGLISLDDLKAAFTDKTILVSIMYANNEIGVIQPIAEIGKLCHEKNVIFHTDAVQAVGKVPVNVQTENIDLLSLTAHKIYGPKGVGALYVRRRNPRVQLTEQINGGGHERGMRSGTLNVPGIVGLGKACEIAGEEMEAESKRLTELRDYMRAKFENALDYVHVNGNMEHHLPGNLNMSFVYVEGESLLMGINDIAVSSGSACTSATLEPSYVLKALGLGDDVAHSSIRFGLGRFNTKAEVDYVADKLITTVIKLRELSPLYEMVKEGIDLSKIEWAAH
- the hscA gene encoding Fe-S protein assembly chaperone HscA — its product is MADEVSGRVVGIDLGTTNSLVAFMQGDSPVVIPGEDGDRLVPSVVAFNDQTAEGFLVGNAARATLLTDSSSAVYSAKRLMGRDLADIEEELKLFPFKLAEGLKPGEVLKLNVGGLSLTPPEISAYVLLQLKKNAERFFGAPVTKAVITVPAYFNDAQRQATKDAGRIAGLEVLRLVNEPTAAALAYGLDKQKDGLIAVYDFGGGTFDVSILKLHEGIFEVIATNGDTHLGGDDIDNLLIAIALDDIAGDADLALTPDSLHSGETIQEIRKAVIDAKIELSTEDTARLNVALPNGKAYTREINRAQFEQLTAGVIARTAAPCKQALKDAGLTPDQIDEVVLVGGSTRIPAVRTLVDNLFNLSARGKKPHTDLNPDEVVALGAAVQAQILSGSSSAATADLLLLDVTPLSLGIEALGGVVSKIIQRNSTIPASATEHYTTGVDGQTNVAIHVLQGERELAKDCRSLARFDLKGIPPMMAGLPRIEVKFLIDANGILHVSAREQRSGQQAEIEVKPTYGLTDEQVEDMILASFDNAEQDIEERQVIEAKNEAEVILTAVEKGRSHDAWQQLTSDELAAIHIAIDELKASVLGGQYRTIRTGIERLDKATRRFAELMMDSAVSGAMKGKTMSSASDDMGEGPTAPHPFAKADID
- a CDS encoding CDP-alcohol phosphatidyltransferase family protein, whose amino-acid sequence is MGYPVAFLAQFRAAPNLLTMVRLFTIPFIVIEILDGNFGVAFSLFILAGISDGFDGLLARWLNQKTTLGLYLDPIADKLLLSTLFLVLTHVGIIPRYVTVLVFSRDFGILLISTLLFATHTLRDFRPSLFGKLNTLVQIVALLTILGEKAFSSHEFTTLNVVLVRSIAILAPVSAAQYAWIVIQRIHSTDESVRKGAQVRQSSEPQATGLNMLPADAPPESSDRVAS
- a CDS encoding HesB/IscA family protein gives rise to the protein MTTLLQPGTSAPKPGASAPADPLAGQTVLDAEGQTGQKGIQLTPRALKRIRVAMAKENITPDAGGLRVGIQGGGCSGLSYNIRFDTQPRERDRVYAFPQTHLDPTAVDAPPIRIFVDPKSFIYLHGMVLDYEETLMRQGFNFINPHSTKSCGCGSSFST
- a CDS encoding 2Fe-2S iron-sulfur cluster-binding protein, producing the protein MSLTQVHYLSPEDLATPAAENMVRVTFLPEGKTVEFPFGSLDYDGHGLPMSFLDIAENYDIFLDHACGGACACTTCHIWVKQGASGISEAEDLELDRMETAADIQLNSRLGCQAVIEKPGTYVVEIPKWNRNYVQEGKPSTPSA
- a CDS encoding type II toxin-antitoxin system HicA family toxin — encoded protein: MKYREIIKLIEQDGWRLANTVGSHQQYKHPTKTGRVTIAGKPGKDVPEGTLKSILRQAGLK
- the hscB gene encoding Fe-S protein assembly co-chaperone HscB; protein product: MNYFEFFSLPRHLYLDVPALEKQFYVLSRKLHPDRFAGKPPAEQEAALAQSSLLNDAYRTLKDPIARTQYLLTLEGVQLEEQSKSATDAARTSGEQKKQIVPPELLEEVFELNMQLAEMRANKQMGEDEPELRRELMTAKDAFDEKMVQAQEDLEALWRKWDAALEANDEPAKLAARDAMVTLLNKRSYLRNLVRDVNEALE
- the iscU gene encoding Fe-S cluster assembly scaffold IscU produces the protein MAYSDKVIDHYSNPRNVGQMDKSSDEVGTGLVGAPECGDVMRLQIRVNPETRVIEDAKFKTFGCGSAIASSSLATEWVKGKTISEALTISNTDIVKELALPPVKIHCSVLAEDAIRAAIGDWKKKNHVAEGAEVAVAAH
- a CDS encoding TetR/AcrR family transcriptional regulator — protein: MEEKKLKKSEETRGRILEAALSVFRARGFEKATMREIATEAGVATGAAYYYFDSKDALVMAFYERSHREMQVDIAAELDHAKTLEARLRAIISKKFSYFEPNRSLLSALTAHTDPQHPLSPFSKETATIREEDIATFERAAHDSGVKLPPSVSPYLGRLLWMYQMGLILFWVYDRSPEQKKTMALYEKTLKMLLVTLKIAGIPLLRPLHKLAGELLAIVYED
- a CDS encoding RrF2 family transcriptional regulator, yielding MLRLTKKADYGLMALKYLAEQAGPAPAGQPDAHVSVAQSAKDIAEAYHIPPQLLAKILQTLAKAGILVSHAGTNGGYALSRPASQITAFEVIRAIDGPLFITSCITIHGACDLTSHCTIKEPLRKVNDSIKDLLSGIRISDLIETAENRPGSEAAVGGGLISIAV